One Calditrichia bacterium DNA window includes the following coding sequences:
- a CDS encoding T9SS type A sorting domain-containing protein — protein sequence MFLNTTDGGMTWDHLGPIAEDTYHLSIQFLSPSFGWVVGSYGDLFLGYTGVIAQWQSPGGYFDYVGGSSFSLNSVCFITTLKGWIVGDNGSILSTTDGGSNWETQVSGTERDLQDIVFISDTTGWAIGNNGTILSTKSGGLVAIEDKLSSISMHPESFVLHGNFPNPFNPSTTIRYELFKPANVLLIIFDLLGNEIKTLVQSRQNAGEYNWVWDGTNGENMPVSSGVYIYQLSVDQHIESKKMLLVR from the coding sequence ATGTTTCTTAATACAACTGATGGCGGTATGACCTGGGATCACTTAGGTCCGATTGCGGAAGATACTTACCATTTGAGCATTCAATTTTTATCACCTTCATTTGGATGGGTCGTTGGTTCTTATGGAGATTTATTTTTAGGGTATACCGGGGTAATTGCGCAATGGCAGTCTCCCGGCGGTTACTTTGATTATGTAGGTGGCTCATCGTTTTCTTTAAATAGCGTTTGCTTTATCACTACTTTAAAAGGTTGGATAGTGGGTGATAATGGTAGCATTCTAAGCACTACTGATGGTGGTTCAAATTGGGAAACACAGGTTAGCGGTACCGAAAGAGATTTGCAAGATATTGTATTTATTAGTGATACAACTGGCTGGGCTATTGGCAACAATGGTACGATTCTTTCTACAAAAAGTGGTGGATTAGTGGCAATTGAAGACAAGCTGAGCTCAATTTCTATGCACCCGGAATCATTTGTTTTACACGGGAATTTCCCTAACCCGTTCAACCCGTCAACAACAATTCGTTATGAATTGTTCAAGCCCGCAAATGTGCTTTTAATAATTTTTGATTTACTCGGAAATGAAATTAAAACGCTGGTCCAGTCCCGCCAAAATGCCGGTGAATACAATTGGGTTTGGGATGGGACAAATGGTGAGAATATGCCCGTAAGTTCGGGTGTTTATATCTATCAACTTTCCGTTGATCAACACATCGAAAGCAAAAAAATGCTGCTGGTTCGGTAG
- a CDS encoding T9SS type A sorting domain-containing protein, whose product MKLTLIVSLLLLPLAFLIGQTSGDADISERFFVNSAMLGNMPHQNPGKFNTLKRVPQDYPTIQSAIDAAEDSDTVLVDAGTYFENINFLGKKIHVASHFILDSDTTHISNTVINGSQPSNPDSGSVVYFVTGEDTNSVLYGFTITGGSGTINQFAPNFAPKVGGGIYCFAGAKIQHNFITNNSIVHSDSAFGCGIFGAAFNDEHIIISNNVISGGSMEADGVWGGGIYVVASGQAHVVIADNNISKNTIIAGVGSTAGAGIACESSQATQIIFDIYGNTIANNKSVSISGFSYGGGVHMFAAPFRMKNNRIAYNVIGNNTASYGSGMRFILCNNSLLDNNTFRSNRYLERNTFSLGGGILMQNNNNVLIQNNLIIENTSIEGGGLFIQTLTLAKGANDDYNKNNVAALGGSAFSTVTGLPNNHNFNVSNVASPLMINNTISRNYATNSGGAIYNQNTQSVVINSILWGNFTVRGSEIDVISGSVSVRHSNIQGGWTGDGNIDVDPFFADRVDFQLSDSSHCLGAGIDSIEIGGIWYVAPATDYGGNLRPSPTGSMPDMGAWESPFDSTLVGIPQPGFENNPKTFSLEQNYPNPFNPATQIRYVLPYLSNIKLTVYNLLGQTVATLVNSKQSAGRYTILWDGKNDSGVQQPSGIYFYRLKTGGFSDTKKMMLLR is encoded by the coding sequence ATGAAATTAACGTTAATCGTTTCTCTGCTTTTATTGCCACTTGCATTCCTGATTGGTCAAACATCAGGTGATGCGGATATTTCTGAAAGGTTTTTTGTCAATTCAGCGATGCTGGGAAATATGCCCCACCAAAATCCCGGCAAATTCAACACGCTGAAACGTGTACCGCAGGATTATCCGACCATCCAATCCGCAATTGACGCTGCTGAAGACAGCGACACAGTTTTGGTTGACGCCGGCACATATTTTGAAAATATCAATTTCCTCGGTAAAAAAATTCATGTTGCCAGCCATTTTATTCTCGATAGCGATACCACGCACATCAGCAACACGGTTATAAATGGCAGCCAGCCGAGTAATCCGGACAGCGGTTCGGTGGTCTATTTTGTTACCGGAGAAGATACCAACTCTGTGCTATACGGATTTACAATTACAGGGGGAAGCGGCACAATCAATCAATTTGCACCAAATTTTGCACCAAAAGTCGGTGGCGGTATTTACTGCTTTGCCGGTGCCAAAATCCAGCACAATTTCATTACAAACAATTCAATTGTACATAGCGATAGCGCTTTTGGTTGCGGGATTTTTGGCGCAGCTTTTAATGATGAACATATTATCATTAGCAATAATGTCATTTCAGGCGGGTCTATGGAAGCCGATGGCGTTTGGGGTGGTGGTATTTATGTTGTTGCATCCGGACAGGCGCATGTGGTTATCGCCGATAATAATATTTCCAAAAATACAATAATTGCCGGAGTCGGCTCAACTGCCGGTGCGGGTATTGCCTGCGAGTCATCCCAGGCTACACAAATCATTTTCGATATTTACGGAAATACGATCGCAAACAACAAATCTGTTTCAATATCCGGTTTTAGTTACGGCGGCGGGGTTCATATGTTTGCGGCACCGTTCAGGATGAAAAATAACCGTATTGCTTACAACGTAATCGGTAATAATACAGCGTCTTATGGCTCCGGTATGCGATTCATACTGTGCAATAATTCGTTGTTGGACAATAATACTTTTCGCTCAAACCGGTATCTTGAGCGAAACACATTTTCTCTTGGCGGCGGAATATTGATGCAGAATAATAACAATGTCTTAATTCAAAATAATCTGATTATCGAAAATACATCCATCGAAGGCGGCGGTTTATTCATCCAGACACTTACGCTGGCGAAAGGGGCGAATGACGATTATAACAAAAACAATGTGGCTGCATTGGGCGGTAGCGCTTTTTCCACAGTAACAGGACTTCCAAATAATCACAACTTTAATGTATCAAATGTCGCTTCGCCATTAATGATCAATAATACCATTAGCAGAAATTATGCGACGAATAGTGGGGGCGCCATTTATAATCAAAATACTCAGTCAGTGGTGATCAACAGTATCCTATGGGGAAATTTCACTGTAAGGGGATCAGAAATAGATGTAATTAGCGGATCCGTTTCGGTTCGCCACAGCAATATTCAGGGTGGATGGACGGGCGATGGCAATATTGATGTCGATCCGTTTTTTGCAGACAGAGTGGATTTTCAACTGTCTGATTCCAGTCATTGTTTAGGTGCAGGCATTGATTCAATAGAAATTGGTGGGATTTGGTATGTTGCACCTGCGACAGATTATGGCGGTAATCTGCGCCCCAGCCCAACTGGATCAATGCCCGATATGGGTGCATGGGAATCGCCGTTTGATTCTACTCTCGTTGGGATTCCGCAACCGGGATTTGAGAATAATCCAAAAACATTTTCACTGGAACAAAATTACCCTAACCCGTTCAATCCTGCAACGCAAATTCGTTATGTTTTGCCTTATTTAAGCAACATAAAATTAACGGTTTACAATCTTTTGGGGCAAACGGTTGCAACGTTGGTAAATAGCAAGCAATCCGCAGGCAGATACACGATTTTATGGGATGGAAAAAACGATAGCGGTGTTCAGCAGCCCAGCGGTATTTATTTTTATCGACTAAAAACTGGCGGTTTTAGTGACACTAAAAAAATGATGCTTCTGCGATAG
- a CDS encoding (2Fe-2S)-binding protein produces the protein MAIFNLNINGKKQQVDVDPSTPMLWVLRDHLQLVGTKFGCGIAQCGSCTILMGDIAIRSCQLPVSTVGSQAITTIEGLSENGDHPLQEAWLAHDVPQCGYCQAGQIMNAAALLKANPDPSDEEIDAAMNGNICRCGTYTRIKAAIKTAAKL, from the coding sequence ATGGCAATTTTTAATCTTAATATCAACGGTAAAAAGCAGCAGGTGGATGTTGATCCATCTACGCCGATGCTTTGGGTGCTCCGGGATCACCTTCAGCTGGTTGGCACCAAATTTGGTTGCGGCATTGCCCAATGCGGCTCATGCACCATACTGATGGGCGACATTGCAATCCGCTCATGCCAACTACCCGTTTCCACTGTGGGAAGCCAGGCGATCACGACCATCGAAGGATTGTCGGAAAATGGCGATCACCCGCTTCAGGAAGCCTGGCTGGCTCACGATGTGCCCCAATGCGGGTATTGTCAGGCGGGGCAAATTATGAACGCAGCAGCGCTGTTAAAGGCGAATCCCGATCCGAGTGACGAAGAAATAGATGCCGCAATGAATGGCAATATCTGCCGTTGCGGCACGTATACCCGCATCAAAGCTGCCATTAAAACAGCGGCCAAATTGTAA
- a CDS encoding xanthine dehydrogenase family protein molybdopterin-binding subunit translates to MNIAKTKIGRRAFIKSTVVAGGGMMLGFSWLAACTSSPKEALKMPKEWFEINGYLKIGENGVVTIVSPNPEIGQNVKTAMPMIVADELDVDWKMVVVEQGPLNTAIFTRQLAGGSQAIRQGWQGLRMAGATARKMLRQAAAQTWQVPLDEITTDSGVVFHKKSGKQAGYGELASAAAQIPVPEEVELKEIKDFKIIGTSKKNVDGLKIVTGKPLFGLDYHKPGMLIAMIAHPPAFGLKLKSVNDATAKSMPGIKDVFTIQTYNNENEKQWSDVSAFNDLVVVVGNSTWEVLNAKKALKLEWEPVDGSAPETSEMHTQLMNESGAKPGRVRRKDGNPESAFKNAAKVIEGTYTAPFLAHNTMEPMNFFADVTAEKAELVGPTQTPEFMEKSVSARLGLPLEKIDIQMTRMGGGFGRRLYGHFMVEAAVISQKVKAPVKLIYTREDDMTFGIYRPAYHAYFRAALDAQNNLTAFHVRAGGMRDSSLRANRFPAGSVDNYLAEDWTIDSNITIGAFRAPGSNFMAVAEQSFLDEVAEAAGKDPIAFRLELLNRAKQNPVGENNDYDADRYAGVLELVREKSGWGKEASNLHRGVAAYYCHNSYVANVVDMAIENGKPVIHNVYNAVDCGIVVNPDAAINMIEGGVVDGIGHAMYSELTFKNGEPQQKNFDNYRLIRHSEAPKSIEVHFVKNEIDPTGLGEPPFPPVMGALANALYKATGQRHYHQPFIKNI, encoded by the coding sequence ATGAATATTGCAAAAACGAAAATCGGTAGACGCGCTTTTATCAAAAGCACTGTTGTGGCCGGCGGCGGAATGATGCTCGGCTTCAGTTGGTTGGCGGCTTGCACCTCCAGCCCGAAAGAAGCGCTGAAGATGCCCAAAGAGTGGTTCGAGATCAACGGATATCTGAAAATCGGCGAAAATGGCGTTGTTACCATTGTGTCGCCAAATCCGGAGATCGGACAGAACGTGAAAACCGCCATGCCCATGATAGTGGCGGATGAACTGGATGTCGATTGGAAAATGGTCGTTGTTGAACAAGGTCCGCTGAACACTGCCATTTTCACCCGGCAATTGGCCGGCGGCAGCCAGGCCATTCGGCAAGGTTGGCAGGGGCTGCGCATGGCCGGTGCAACCGCACGCAAGATGTTGCGGCAAGCCGCAGCGCAAACCTGGCAGGTGCCTCTGGACGAAATCACTACTGATTCCGGTGTCGTTTTTCACAAAAAAAGCGGAAAGCAAGCCGGTTATGGCGAACTGGCTTCCGCAGCCGCGCAAATTCCGGTGCCGGAGGAAGTGGAATTAAAAGAAATCAAAGATTTCAAAATTATCGGAACATCGAAAAAGAATGTGGACGGGCTGAAAATCGTTACGGGTAAACCCCTGTTTGGGTTGGATTATCACAAACCGGGAATGCTCATCGCCATGATTGCCCATCCACCGGCATTTGGCCTGAAACTGAAATCCGTCAACGATGCAACGGCCAAAAGTATGCCCGGCATCAAAGATGTGTTCACCATCCAGACCTACAACAATGAGAATGAAAAGCAGTGGTCCGATGTCAGCGCTTTTAACGATCTGGTTGTGGTGGTCGGAAATTCAACCTGGGAAGTACTGAACGCCAAAAAAGCATTGAAACTTGAATGGGAACCGGTTGATGGTTCTGCACCCGAAACATCCGAGATGCACACCCAATTAATGAATGAAAGCGGCGCCAAGCCCGGACGTGTGCGGCGCAAAGACGGCAATCCCGAATCTGCGTTTAAAAACGCCGCCAAAGTCATCGAAGGCACATACACAGCACCGTTTCTGGCACATAACACAATGGAACCGATGAATTTTTTTGCCGATGTCACAGCGGAAAAAGCAGAACTGGTCGGTCCCACACAAACACCGGAATTCATGGAAAAATCGGTGTCTGCCCGGCTGGGGTTACCGCTGGAAAAAATCGATATCCAGATGACCCGAATGGGCGGTGGTTTCGGGCGGCGGTTGTATGGCCATTTTATGGTAGAAGCGGCGGTGATTTCGCAAAAAGTGAAGGCACCGGTCAAACTCATTTACACTCGGGAAGACGACATGACCTTTGGCATTTACCGCCCCGCATATCATGCCTATTTCCGTGCAGCGCTGGATGCCCAAAATAACCTCACTGCCTTTCATGTTCGCGCCGGCGGCATGCGCGACAGCTCGTTACGCGCCAACCGTTTCCCAGCCGGTTCGGTTGACAATTATCTGGCAGAAGACTGGACGATTGATTCCAATATCACCATCGGCGCATTCCGGGCACCGGGATCAAATTTTATGGCGGTGGCGGAGCAATCTTTTCTCGATGAAGTCGCAGAAGCTGCCGGAAAAGATCCCATCGCATTCCGGCTCGAATTGTTAAATCGCGCGAAACAAAATCCCGTTGGGGAAAATAACGATTACGATGCCGATCGCTACGCCGGCGTTCTGGAACTGGTTCGCGAAAAATCGGGTTGGGGAAAAGAAGCATCGAACCTGCACAGAGGCGTGGCAGCTTATTATTGCCATAATTCGTATGTGGCGAATGTGGTTGACATGGCGATCGAAAATGGAAAACCGGTTATTCATAACGTTTACAACGCAGTCGATTGCGGCATCGTCGTGAATCCCGACGCAGCCATAAATATGATCGAAGGCGGCGTTGTGGACGGCATCGGTCATGCAATGTATAGCGAACTCACCTTTAAAAATGGTGAGCCGCAACAGAAAAATTTTGACAATTATCGCCTGATCCGGCACAGCGAAGCGCCCAAATCCATTGAGGTTCATTTTGTTAAAAACGAAATCGACCCAACTGGACTTGGCGAACCGCCGTTTCCGCCGGTTATGGGCGCACTGGCAAATGCGTTGTATAAGGCAACCGGGCAGCGCCATTATCATCAACCGTTTATCAAAAATATTTAA
- a CDS encoding XdhC family protein, translated as MTNEIKQLFETAKIWRKSGKNSVLVTVVDLKGSSYRRPGVRMLISDTGETCGAVSGGCVEKEIQHQAQSVFKSGNAKIITYDGRFRLGCEGILFMLLEPFFISDAMLESFHSVLNNRQSFKTESYYYHVPGEHAAIGSQLIVNGKTFSFNPAFQSDQTTDQQKFCQTFPPIFQLHIFGAEHDAVQLCKAAHLLGWEITIVASPDEAKSIAYFPGADRFISPTFDQLDTSGFDAQTAIILMTHSFNKDVQYLIALRHVKPAYFGLLGPKDRRERILSKFLEYCPDVSLAFLEQLRSPAGLNIGAENAPEIAVSILAEILSVIRNQQPMALKDKPGSIHG; from the coding sequence ATGACGAATGAAATAAAGCAGCTTTTTGAAACCGCGAAAATTTGGCGTAAATCCGGAAAAAACAGTGTTTTGGTAACCGTTGTCGATCTGAAAGGCTCGTCCTATCGGCGACCCGGTGTGCGAATGTTAATCAGCGATACCGGCGAAACCTGTGGCGCCGTTAGCGGCGGCTGTGTCGAAAAAGAAATACAGCATCAGGCCCAAAGCGTTTTCAAATCCGGCAACGCCAAAATCATCACTTACGATGGACGTTTCCGGCTCGGCTGCGAAGGTATCCTGTTTATGTTGCTGGAGCCTTTTTTTATTTCTGATGCGATGCTGGAAAGCTTCCATTCCGTGCTAAACAACCGGCAATCCTTCAAAACTGAATCCTATTATTACCATGTGCCGGGAGAACATGCCGCCATCGGCTCCCAACTGATAGTGAACGGCAAAACATTTTCGTTCAATCCCGCTTTTCAATCGGATCAAACAACAGATCAACAAAAATTTTGCCAGACCTTTCCGCCTATTTTCCAGTTGCATATTTTTGGCGCAGAGCACGATGCTGTTCAACTGTGCAAAGCGGCGCATTTGTTGGGTTGGGAAATAACCATTGTGGCATCGCCGGATGAAGCCAAATCGATTGCGTATTTTCCCGGCGCTGACCGCTTTATTTCGCCCACTTTCGACCAATTGGATACTTCAGGATTCGATGCGCAAACCGCAATAATTTTAATGACACACAGTTTTAATAAGGATGTTCAATATCTGATAGCACTCCGGCATGTTAAGCCGGCATACTTTGGCTTGTTGGGTCCGAAAGACCGGCGCGAGCGCATTCTATCCAAATTTTTAGAATATTGCCCGGATGTATCGCTGGCATTTCTGGAACAGTTGCGCAGCCCGGCGGGACTGAATATCGGAGCGGAAAATGCGCCGGAAATCGCAGTGTCCATATTGGCGGAAATTTTAAGCGTCATCCGAAATCAACAGCCGATGGCGCTGAAAGATAAACCGGGCAGCATTCATGGCTAA
- a CDS encoding nucleotidyltransferase family protein — protein sequence MANVPHLLLAAGGSRRMGQPKQLLRWGNQTLIEHQIDIRLQTGQPVAIVLGAYSDLILPVIEPLPVTIFINNEWVNGMGNSIAFGINMCRNTFPLMDGVLISLIDQPLVTRSHLENMLGSFQPGAKQMIVSQSESGWKGVPALFDSFYFDELQNLDGEDGARNIIRSHRENVKSIECDDQLEDIDTPEDYRQLLR from the coding sequence ATGGCTAACGTTCCGCACCTGCTGTTAGCTGCCGGCGGTTCCCGCAGAATGGGGCAGCCCAAACAATTGTTGCGCTGGGGAAACCAGACGCTTATTGAACATCAAATTGATATCCGGTTGCAAACCGGTCAACCGGTTGCCATTGTTTTGGGTGCTTATTCGGATCTTATTTTACCCGTCATCGAACCATTGCCCGTTACCATTTTTATCAACAATGAATGGGTAAACGGCATGGGAAATTCCATCGCATTTGGGATAAACATGTGCCGCAACACGTTTCCGCTAATGGATGGCGTTCTCATTTCACTGATTGACCAACCGCTGGTTACTCGCTCGCATTTAGAAAATATGCTCGGTTCATTTCAACCCGGAGCCAAACAAATGATTGTTTCACAATCCGAATCCGGCTGGAAAGGGGTTCCGGCACTGTTCGACAGTTTTTATTTTGATGAACTGCAAAATCTGGATGGTGAAGATGGCGCCAGAAACATCATCCGAAGCCACCGCGAAAATGTGAAAAGCATCGAATGCGATGACCAACTTGAGGACATTGATACGCCCGAAGACTATCGGCAACTGCTTCGCTGA
- a CDS encoding sigma-70 family RNA polymerase sigma factor, giving the protein MSDSNSSDHLKNDQQFQEWISIIRQGGEWERRIDRNHLSDEEYQEGLIAITAMQDAAAQIYSHFADEVTRLVSRKISPDDVFKEDIRLALIKDTRQQILTSVILYIRNGNYSPEKGNLPSLVFGIAKNKINDGLEKIYREIHFKISIDRQFYDRFELIDQQVDLEEKLRKEDLFKTIHLLRRNKKHAKYWKILKLKHIDGLSNNQIKNAMNLESTAKVAELINYAIKLLRKKLDAPDYLGILAFAMSILHQLFETTV; this is encoded by the coding sequence ATGAGCGATTCAAATTCTTCCGACCATTTGAAAAATGATCAACAATTTCAGGAATGGATTTCCATTATCCGGCAGGGCGGTGAATGGGAAAGGCGCATCGACAGGAACCATCTTTCCGATGAAGAATATCAGGAGGGGCTGATCGCAATCACAGCAATGCAAGACGCCGCAGCGCAAATTTACTCACATTTTGCGGATGAGGTTACCCGGTTGGTCAGCAGAAAAATCAGCCCGGATGATGTGTTTAAAGAGGATATCCGGCTGGCGCTGATAAAAGATACCCGTCAACAAATTTTAACATCGGTCATTTTATACATCCGCAACGGAAATTACAGCCCGGAAAAAGGCAATCTGCCTTCGCTGGTTTTTGGCATCGCCAAAAACAAAATCAATGACGGTCTGGAAAAAATTTACCGGGAAATCCATTTTAAAATTTCGATTGACCGTCAATTTTACGATCGTTTTGAGCTGATCGATCAACAAGTTGATCTGGAAGAAAAATTGCGAAAAGAGGATTTGTTCAAAACAATCCACCTGCTGCGACGCAATAAAAAACACGCTAAATATTGGAAAATATTAAAATTAAAACATATCGACGGCTTATCAAACAACCAGATCAAAAATGCGATGAATCTGGAATCAACCGCAAAAGTGGCGGAGTTGATCAATTATGCCATCAAATTATTGCGAAAAAAATTAGATGCACCGGACTATTTGGGCATACTGGCTTTTGCGATGTCGATATTACATCAACTGTTCGAAACCACTGTTTAA
- a CDS encoding M23 family metallopeptidase, with amino-acid sequence MSIHLLSQKTGQYAGWFIAFMLLFLLGCSKSPDSTPVETNQEPVLGCDGQTYIMPSESPYVLPFPVGQTFQTGLTNCSSSFHGPGQPDQYAFDFNMPTGTPFVAARGGIVFEVVENASGKNNLAKFTNSDNYSIVGNYVTIDHGDSTFGLYLHSPDDGIAVTVGDSVQQGDVLGVTGRSGLAGYPHLHFIVVKYPPEFPYSGIAVSFSNALPADVVLQGDTQYKAVAY; translated from the coding sequence ATGTCTATTCATCTTTTGAGCCAGAAAACCGGTCAATATGCCGGGTGGTTTATTGCTTTTATGTTGCTATTTCTTTTGGGATGCAGCAAATCTCCGGATTCAACACCTGTTGAAACCAATCAGGAGCCGGTGCTCGGTTGCGACGGACAAACGTATATCATGCCCTCCGAATCACCATATGTGTTACCTTTTCCGGTTGGGCAAACATTTCAAACCGGATTAACCAACTGCTCAAGTTCATTTCATGGCCCGGGGCAGCCGGATCAATATGCGTTTGATTTCAACATGCCTACCGGAACGCCGTTTGTGGCTGCACGCGGTGGAATCGTGTTCGAAGTTGTCGAAAATGCCTCCGGCAAAAACAACCTCGCCAAATTTACGAATAGCGATAATTATTCGATTGTTGGTAATTACGTTACCATCGATCACGGGGACAGCACGTTTGGATTGTATTTGCATTCACCGGACGATGGCATTGCTGTCACGGTGGGCGATTCGGTTCAACAAGGCGATGTTTTGGGCGTTACCGGTCGTTCCGGTTTGGCGGGATACCCGCATTTGCATTTTATTGTGGTCAAATATCCGCCGGAATTTCCTTATTCCGGCATTGCGGTATCTTTCAGTAATGCATTGCCTGCGGATGTTGTTTTGCAGGGCGATACACAATACAAAGCCGTTGCATATTGA
- a CDS encoding aminoglycoside phosphotransferase family protein encodes MKPFNPKWNNLAHAAAAKLIANQLPEFDAAQLEPAGEGDFCLAFRCSEKIIRVARHAEAAAAIERETCVLRKIAAELPLPVPQLSIYTPETCPPFTMHNEIVGDVLTREIWERLPAVSQEKAVADLANFLKALHSIPVEIADDCELPQLDAVTVAANLSAAAAKISHLLDPQSRLLLAETLERWANPPNPEKRQSLIHCDIAPGHLLFDPQSGHLTGVIDFGDIAIGNTARDFIYIYEDFGESILELVLNYYAGKNAPEMMTEIRKWYLLEAISWVIDKFESQDRVELAHGIAEIERELTILKTSLDD; translated from the coding sequence TTGAAGCCCTTTAACCCGAAATGGAATAATCTCGCTCATGCTGCAGCGGCAAAGTTGATTGCCAATCAGTTGCCGGAATTTGATGCTGCGCAACTTGAACCTGCCGGAGAAGGTGATTTTTGTCTCGCGTTCCGATGCAGCGAGAAAATTATCCGGGTGGCGCGACACGCCGAAGCGGCCGCTGCGATTGAACGGGAAACCTGCGTTCTCCGCAAAATTGCTGCAGAACTGCCCCTGCCGGTTCCTCAACTATCGATTTATACGCCGGAAACATGTCCGCCATTTACGATGCACAACGAGATTGTTGGCGATGTGCTCACCCGGGAAATTTGGGAAAGACTGCCGGCTGTTTCGCAGGAAAAAGCTGTCGCAGATTTGGCAAATTTCCTGAAAGCACTACACTCCATCCCCGTCGAAATTGCCGACGACTGCGAATTGCCGCAACTGGATGCGGTTACAGTTGCGGCAAATTTGAGCGCAGCGGCAGCCAAAATTTCCCATCTGCTCGATCCGCAAAGCCGTTTGCTGCTCGCAGAAACCCTCGAAAGATGGGCAAACCCGCCAAACCCGGAAAAGCGGCAATCGCTGATCCATTGCGATATTGCACCGGGACATCTCCTTTTCGATCCGCAATCCGGCCACTTGACCGGCGTGATCGATTTTGGCGATATCGCCATTGGCAATACTGCCCGCGATTTTATCTACATTTACGAAGATTTTGGCGAGTCAATTCTCGAGTTGGTGCTCAATTATTACGCCGGAAAAAACGCGCCGGAAATGATGACCGAAATTCGCAAATGGTATCTGCTCGAAGCCATTTCGTGGGTAATCGATAAGTTTGAATCACAGGATCGGGTGGAGCTGGCGCACGGCATCGCCGAAATTGAGCGCGAACTCACAATTCTCAAAACATCTCTTGATGATTGA
- a CDS encoding sigma-70 family RNA polymerase sigma factor, whose product MSLLKGDVTQLLAELSGGNRSVVDRLIPVVYDELHQLAERELRRERAGHTLNATALVHEAYVKLIDQHRVDWQNRAHFMAIAAQSMRRILINYAKSRSAQKRGSGMPVITFIEEAMPRETPPEELLALDEALTRLEKLNERQSKVIEYWFFGGLTHEEIADVLEISLPTVRRDWRFARAWLSRELKQ is encoded by the coding sequence ATGAGCCTTTTAAAAGGAGATGTGACGCAATTGCTGGCAGAATTGAGCGGCGGTAACCGCTCCGTTGTTGACCGGTTAATTCCGGTGGTTTATGATGAACTCCACCAATTGGCTGAACGCGAATTGCGAAGGGAGCGTGCCGGACACACCCTCAACGCAACCGCGTTGGTGCACGAAGCTTATGTAAAATTGATCGATCAACACCGGGTGGACTGGCAAAATCGCGCCCATTTTATGGCGATTGCTGCGCAATCGATGCGCCGGATTTTGATCAACTACGCCAAAAGCCGCAGCGCCCAAAAACGCGGCAGCGGTATGCCGGTGATCACCTTTATCGAAGAAGCAATGCCCCGCGAAACACCGCCCGAAGAATTACTGGCGCTTGATGAAGCGCTCACCCGATTGGAAAAATTAAACGAGCGGCAAAGCAAAGTGATCGAATACTGGTTTTTTGGCGGACTTACTCACGAAGAAATCGCCGACGTGCTGGAAATTTCCCTGCCCACCGTTCGCCGCGATTGGCGGTTCGCCCGCGCATGGCTCAGCCGGGAGTTGAAGCAGTGA